In the genome of Peromyscus eremicus chromosome 1, PerEre_H2_v1, whole genome shotgun sequence, the window CTTCAAGATGGAGATGGAGCCTGCAGGCTCAACCCCGAATCCTAAGTGTGCCCGGGCTCACAAGGGAAGTGACCGTAACGAGAACAGGGGTGTGCACCCTGGACAGAGTCCAGACTCAGgcacagaagaaacaggaagggaCAAAAGCTGATGAAAGCAAAAGAGGGACTAAAGAGCTTAGTTAAACGCAGGTGGGTCAAACATTGGGAAAAGAGCAAGCGATCTGGGGCAGAAAACACGCATTCTCTTAGACACTAGAGAGGTAAGGAGTGACCTTTCTGCTGAAGACCAAGCTCCTGTCTGGGCTGCTCATGGGAGTCCCTGGTAGATGTCAAAAACTTAGACTCCCACATGTGGAGATGTGGCCTGACTTTTGAAGGTCCTCTAGGACAAAGCTTTTGAAAAGAGTATGGCCCTGGTCTAAAGTACTGACATCACCTGGGAACACAGCGGACACCCAGGTCCTGCCCCGACCTACTGGACCAGATGCTCTTGAGGTGGGCTTGGCACCAGTGACCTGGGACATCTGACGTTTAAGATCGGTGGCCTAGTGATTCCATCATACGGCCacggctgagaaccactgttgtagcaGGCTGTGGCCAGGACACATTTACAGCAATGTGGCTAATTTCTGAACTAATCATGATTCATATAAAAAACAGTAAAATCAAGGGGAATACCACCAAATTGTCAGCACTTAATGTTAATATATGGACCCATTATGGGTGGAGCATCTCActaaataaaaaccttaactcaaggagctggagagacggctcagcagtcacgagcactggctgctcttccttcctgggagtcacatggtggctcccatCCATTTACaatgagatccagtgccctcttctggagtacAGACATGCACGCAGACAAAGCACCCATAtccataaatatgtattttttaaatcttcattcaACATTCAATTTGTAATACACCCCACGGAATTTTCCACtttgtctcaaaggaaaagaagcaaCACTAACTAGGGTTACACTGGAGCTGGGAGAGGCTCAGACTCCAGCTCCGTCTTCACAAGCTGTGTGAGTCTAGACACATTATCTTAGTCTGAGACTCGGCTCTTTATCTATTATGTGTGTCTCAAAGGAGGAGTAAAGGCCGAGAGTAGAGCGTGCATGTTCATAGACTACAGTCACCCAACACACATTGACAATCACGCATTGTGTGCACTGCACGTAGAGACAGACACGTCAGGAAAGGTCGgggcactgcactgctcacagagtgcactgcacacagagacagtaaAGCTcgggacactgcactgctcacggagtgcactgtacacagagacagacaggaaagcttGGGACACTGCATTGCTCacggagtgcactgcacacagagacagtaaAGCTTgagacactgcactgctcacagagtgcactgcacaTAGAGACAGGAAAGCttgggacactgcactgctcacagagtgcactgcacacagagacaggcaggaaagcttgggacactgcactgctcacagagtTCCAGCTGTTGCTCTGGGGAGCTTGTCTCTCAGCAATGACCACAAGGCAGAAAAGTGCCACACTGAGTAACAGactgaaagggaagggaaggccagAAATGGTGGCATGCTGGTGAGCCGGGATGCAGACCACCCTCAACCAGGAAGAGCGTGCAGGTAGATTGTACACCAGAGTTCTCACAATCAGACTGTGGGAGTCCTGACCAGCAACAACTTTAAGACGTTGTTAGGCAATGGAGGGCTTTGTgaataaaaagaacaatgaaCTGAGAAATAAACAGCGGGTCTAGGCACTGTTTCTGGTTCTGTCACTTATTACAGCCTAGTATGGTTATGCCTATCTGGTTTCCACGGCTGTTAAATTATTGCTCTCCCTAATCTAATCCAAATCTAAAATTCTACATATCTAGTCATTTCAAGGAGTATGTTACCTAAGAATGTTCAATAAGTATTTTTACACCGATTTATTTGCATAAGCAAAACTAGAGAGAAGAACTGTACACACTTACTCTTAATCGGGGGCACCTGGATTTGGCCAGCACTCCCATGAATATGTCAGGAGCCTTAAATTCTTGGAGAAATAAAGCCACATCCTACAAACAAAAATGATTAGCAATTTAGATGCTGCATACTGCTCAAGCTCCAGAGCTCAGACAACCCTAAAAGTTTAATTTCCTGCTTGCTTCCTTTCATTCACAAGGGGAAAATCAAAGGTCAGGAACTGTGTCAAAAAGACACAgtaagccaggaagtggtggtgcacacctttaatcccataagcacatgggaagcagagacaggtgatctcTGTAAGTctaaggcctgcctggtctacagagtgagttccagaacagccagggctacacagagaaaccttgtcttgaaaaatacaaaacaaaaaacccaaccaaataaaaaGATAAACGTACCAGAAGAGCCTTCGTGGTACTCGGTCCCAAGACAGTAGAACAAACCCATAAACAAATCTAACCCTGACTGAGACACAACTGAGAATAGCCTTCCTTTTATTCTGCACCGAATACATCTTTTCTGTCCATCCAGAATTCTCATTAAGTTATCCAAACACATTTGCCGACTGCCAGATTTAAGTTAGAAGCTGGGGGTGAGAAAGGGGAATGGGGAAGGAGTCAACTCCTAAATCCTACCCTGTAAGTACCTAAAACTGAGATAAGTACTACTGACTTACGTCCAATATCGGGACTTGGGTTTCCAAAatccttcaaagaaaaaaaaaaaataaaggagtgGTGATGgtaattaacagaaaaaaattctgtttacAAAGTAACTATAGTAGCCTGGAACTTTCTCCCTGGAGATTTTGTTCCACCCACATCATCTAAAGATGAACCTAGAGTGACATGTGACCCCAAAGAGATGGCATTCACCGAGGAATGTAAGGTACAAAAGCTAAATCTGTTAGCTCCAGGGTATGCCAATTATAAACCATACACTACATAATAAAGTTTCAGTCGATGATGActacatataaatgtatgtatgtgtacatgtatatatgtatgtcagTGGCCCCATGAAATTATACTGCCTAGTGATGTCATAGCTATCTTAGTTCACATTTATGTTAAATACACTATGCTGTCCATAGGACGAAACTGTATATATGTTCAAGGCACAAGTTTGACATTAATAGCTCCTGGGACTTCATACCCTGAACCACAAACTGGAGAGACTATAGTCCCTTGAACAGTGAAggaatgaatctttttaaaacctCTTCACTCTTGAGTCTTTTCAGAATTTCACTTCCATCCTCATACCTCATCCATGGACATATCCCAGACCCTGCAAATTTCATTCTCCATTTCTTCAGCAAGCTCCATCTGCTGCTCATCATCATCTGAGTCGGACTTGTCACTTTCAAGTGTGACAATCTtcagaaacataaagaaaaaaaagatcagttAAAATACTCAGAGTTCTCCAAGTAATATTATCACTTAGAAGTCTCCAAGAGAGTAACCCTGAAGCATTTCCTCTGGCAAAATAGTTTCTAAAACCTAGAGCCTTGGATAGATCTTCACGTTCTATATTCTTGGAGTAAACAGTGTCTGTAGGCAACAGAAAAACACAGGAATGAAATGTCAACAATAAACTTTCGCTTTCAAACAGTTTAGGATTAGTGTAGAAAAGACATGGAAACTGAGTCACAATAGAGAAGGCGGACTTAGCTGAACTGGTGAAAAGAGCTATGGGAGGAAAAACGAAGGACCAATGACCTGCTCCTGGGAGAAGAAAGACATTTCTCTTAAAAGAAGTGAACTCTCATGGAAGGGCAGGACTCTGTCCTGGGAATGAGATGAGCATTCAGAGGTGCGTTCAAGAGTTCAGAAAGCACCGCACATGTCTGGAGATAGTCAACAGACTGCTGGTGAGGGAACACAACAGTAAGTAAAAGGAGGCTGAAGGGGTGCGACCAGCCTTGGAGCCCCAGTTAAGAAACAGAAAGTTTTCTCTCATGAGCAACAAAAACACcctttaaaagtaataaaaaggaaGGCTGCTTTGGCCACTATGTAGAAAACggctctgaaaaaaacaaaaccaaaaacaggagTTGGCGGTATGGAAGGCAGTATACAGAAAAATCTGACAGTTCCTGTAAACCAAACACATTTCAAGCACTCTACTGTCATGATAATCTCAGTCTACATAAAAACTTGTGTACGACAATACTGGTTATCCTATTTTATACAAAGTGTGAAAGAAACCGAGGCTCTGGGTTAACTAGCACGCTTCCAGCATGAGATGAGCTCGTGTCTCGGAGATCAGGGCTGTCTGACTCCAAACTATGCACTCCGCTGTGACAAGAGCCGACGAAACGGGAATGGCAGGGTCTCGACTTCAGAAGTGACAATGGGGCTGGGAAGCAAAATCCCAGTGAAGTATGTGCGTGGCGGTGCTCTGGGAAGTTAGGAATTGGCACCGCGAACCTCCAGCATCCCATCCACTCCCTTGGTTCCGAGGGCGCCTGCGCGAGTCTCCCCACCTGGATGAGCCCGCTGAGGACGCCGAAGAGCCAGTGCTTGCTGTAGACCGTGCTCCCAATGCAGTCTCCCCCGGCCaggtcctcctcgtcctcctgaTCGCAGCTAGGCGGCGGAGGCGACGGGTTACGGTCCATGCTGGCGCGCAGGAGCCACGCCGGAAGCCCGGAGGAGGCAAGAGGACGTGCCAGAGAGCCCGACGCACCCAGCGCGGCTCCGCACAGCGCCCCCTGCCGTCAGATTCCTGCAGAACGGGTGGGAATCTTCCTCCAAAGTGTCCACCCAGGACCAGGCACATCAGCATTACCTTTGTCTGGACcgaagaggggaagggaagagggggggaaaaaaaaaaaaaaaaaaaaaagaggaggaagaggaggatggagaTGCTTGGACGTGGGACTTCAATACAAGCTGAATCTGGATGAAGAAccgaatatataaaacaaaacttttacgTCTAgaagaaactgtaaagaacattTAATGACCTCAGAGATAGGAAGCGTTTTCTTAAAATACACAGGAGCCTAATGTGAGAAACGGCCACATTTCtcagactggggagatggctcagcggttaagagcactcactggtcTAACAGAGGATCCGGTTCctgttccagcatccacatggcagctcacacccctCTGTAGCTCCTGTTCCCCGGGGGATCCGATGCTGCCTTCGGGCCTCTGCTGGCATcagacatgcacagacacacatacaggcgaaacacataaaaaattaattgcTACATTTCTATCATTCTGCATAAGGCTCAGCtggacatggtagctcacacctgtgacctcagcacctgagaggctgaggaaggcatTGTCACAAATTTAAGGCAGTCTGTGCTTCACAATGAGACGCTGTCTAATGATGATATGTAGGTCTTCAAATTGGGGAAAAATCAGTCTATAAATAACATAGGCTCAGGATCAAGAATAACAAAATCTTATAACTAATAAATCAGTAAGAAAGAGACAACTCATTAAGAAAACAGACAGAACATAGAAATAGACAATTCACAAAGGAGGAGGCAAAACTGAGGGGACTGTTAAAAGGATCTCCAAGTCCGGTTTATGTAAAATGCATGAAGGTCGGGGAcagagctcagtggaagagcacatGTGTGCCAAGTATgcccgaggccctgggttcagtccccattCACAAAGATACGTACATTCCATGGAGATGTAAATTTAGATCAGTGTAAGTTACCACTTTGCATCCCCACAGCTGAATCTGACCACTCCGAGTATAAACAGGATGGCGGAGAGGGGAGAATTTCACACACTGAAGAGAGACTTCACCTGAGCACAGCTACTTTGCAGGGCAGTGTGATCAAAGCTACTTGATTTCAAGAATGGTGACCTATTTTTTAAGGTTTGAAGTGTGTCCTACCTGCacatttttaaagacacagaCAAGGCtaggacaaaagaaaaactaccgGAGGCCATTATATACACCAAATATTGGCACTGTTTCGTGAAACCTTTGTTTCTGTTGCACACAAAATGCCAAGTGTTTCACAGAGCTTCTGTCTTGTTACACCACacgcaccacacatacacaccaccacatcacacacactcaccacatacaccacacacacatatacatcacacaccacacacaccacacacactacacacacaccacacatacaccacacacacaccacatacacatacactgcataacacacacaccacacacactcaccacacacatacactacacacacacacacacatacactgcataacacacaccacacacacacaccacacacatcacaccacacacacacatacaccacacacaccaaacacacaccacacactcatcacatacacatacaaccacacacatacaccacacacataacaccacacacacatcacaccacacacacacatacaccacacacaccaaacacacataccacacacacacacacaccacaccacaccacaccacacacacatcgtGCAGGAGGAGGGGTGTATTTAAGGTACATGTTAAGATATGTCAGCCCTTCATTAGTGTTTGGTTTATACATTACATCATCTTACATTTCAGCATTCACTTGTGGGTTTTTAATTCCTTGTttgattctttcttcctttgaacaGGGTCaagctacatagcccaggctagcctgctaCTCACCATCCTCAGGCCACCACCTCCAGCAGCTAGGATTGTAGGCACGTGCCATCATGCCCGGCAACTCCAGGtgaagttttgttttgggttttgtgagTTTTGAATTCTTTTATCTGTGGGTCACACTACTACACTGATGTTTACATACATACtttgtgaattttcttttctcttagaaTCCCAGGGGCAGGAACTTGGATTAATTGTGGCTCTTGTTTATGGTATCTTCTGATTTGTCATTACTCAACCAAGCTTTCCTGGTCCTTCTCTCTCTCAGAATTACTATCTATAACCAGAAAGTagttattcttttctctcttttttccaaaCACTCCTTTCTGTTGTCCTTGAATGAAAGCACAGGTCAATTCATGCTTCTCTGGTTACTCATAGGAAATCAACAACCTTGCATGATTTTAAACCATGAGCTTGAAGACTTTGTTGAATTAACCATGAGGACTGCAGACCTTGGGGCCACATAACGATTGGGACTTCCCGCTCACTTAGAGTGCGTTTTCTCCCCTTTCCTAATTCAGCTCATGCTGAATAGGCTCTGTAGGTTGGGGATGGTGACTTTGTTTTCTTGTCCGTGTTCTTCCGCACACAGATCACCAGCTGCTCTTTCTGACCCCTCCTGGAAGGAGAAGGGGCAGGCAGAAgtgagaggcaggaaaggaagaaaaagtcgTACCCATGACAATTTCATAAGATGGTTCTGTGTCCTCTGGGCCTAACaggtatttttattgttgttgttttttcaagacaggctttctctgtgtagctttggagcctgtcctggaactcactctatagaccaggctggcctcgaactcagagatcctcctgcctttgcttcccaagtgctaggattaaaggtgtgcaccaccaccacacagccccTAACAGGTATTTTAGCTGACACCATCCcccatctcgtgtgtgtgtgtgtgtgtgtgtgtgtgtgtgtgtgtgtgtgtgttctctattgttttctttccaagctgctagagattgaacctaggtaGGCAAGGACTCAACTGCTGAGATACACTGCCAGCCTATGAAAGTGGCTTACAAAACGCCAACTTCAATACAGTTGCTCCCTGCTTATCAATGCTGTGGAGGCCTACTGCATCTGCACACGGGAGCTGCAGACCATGGCTGGTCAGGAAACCCTCTCCTCTGCTGTCTTCCAAAAGACTCTACTGGACAAGGTGAAACTGGACCCCTCTGCTGGggcctctctgtcttcttccGCCTATGTTAAGGCCTACAGCCTGGCCTCAGCAGACaagaatttatatgtatattattaatACAAACTAGTTTACACCTCAGCAAAGGAGTGGGTGAGAGATTCAAGAACTCCTGGGACTAGGCCACCGAAGCAAGGGAGGGACCAACAGAAGACCAGAATTGGAGGAGGCAGCTAATGACAGAGGACACAGCTGCCCAGACAGAAAAGGACTTCCTGAGCCAGCGTGACCCAGGGAAGGCTATGGTTGGGTAAAGGAACAACATGGAATATCTGAGCCCCAGTTTCCAAGATTGGAGAATCTTCAGGGATTGTGTAAAGGGAGCAGCCCCAGGCTATACCTGGAGCCTGGAGCTGGTCACGGCTGGAGTCAGTCCATCATAGGTCAGCATACTTTTGCTTTTTGATAATTTCTTACAGGTTGTAGGGAGGGAGGTGCCAAAGATTTCTATCCCAGAGACATATGGCAGAATATGTTGTCTTCTCACCagaattaattttacaaaatggGAGTGACTTGCCTTTTTGGGGGGTTAACATTATCTATAGAAACATCTAGATCTGAGGCTTTCTTTGTGAAGCATCAATCTCTTAAAACAATTACAGGATGGCTTTGATTTcatcttcagtctttgtgagttatATTTTGCTAAGCAaaaatttattgattattttatagGAAGGACACGGGGTTGGAAGgaagggcctcatgcatgctaggcaatcactctgTTATTAGGCTTCATCCTCAGCTCAGAATGTGTAATTTTTATCTAGTTTTTAACTTCATAACTGAAATCATACACAATGCTTTCTTGCTATCTGCCTGTGTTTGAGGGGATACATGATACATGTTTTGGTCCATGTGTAGACATATAGAGTTATACTCCAACTCCTACCTTTTCatatctctttctttaaaaaaaacaaaacagtggtgTTTCTTGGTCATTCCCATGGCCTACAATCCTCAATATGACTGCCCTGTGCTCTTTCAAATGACAGTGACAAGTTTATATTTCACAAGTATTTATTCAACATTTTGGGGTGCTTAGGGATCCAGAGTTTAGGAACTAATTCAAGTCAGTAATCGCCTCTTTGGGGTCTGCATGGCTGGGAACAACATGAAGAGAAAACTCAGTATTTACTAGGCAGGCCAGGAGGTCGAAAGTAGTTGGGATCTCTACCACTCCGACCCCATTCGTTGGCAAACTGGTTAGCTCTTGATTGCTCTGTTCCACGTCCTGTGAACCTCCGAATACCCTCTCTGGCATCACTGCAATCAAGACAGACAAGAAGAAGACCCATAACCAAGCTGATGGCAATGGCCCCACCCTCTGGACTCCCTTCTTCAAGAGATGGCCGTAAGAGGAGCCCAGGAACACCAGGAAAGGAGAGGATGGTACTAATCCCGCCTGAGTAAACACCTGCTCAGCCCAGGAAGTCACCCTCATGCTGGATGAGCAGCAccaggagagagagggtggggtatCATGCATCATTGCCAACCACTCCCAGTACTATGCACAGAAAAGAGGACGGTTAATGGGCAGTGTGCACAGGATGCAGAGGAGAGACCCTCCTGACTGTCCAGAGCAGTCAAGCTCTGCTCACCGAGACCTCTGTTACCTGATCACTTTAGCAGCCCAGGCTCCTCCTGGTCCCCTTTGGGCAGCATCATAGTTCCCTCTAGCACGGAAGTATCTGTCTGAGTATTTCCAGTTGGCCTCTCTCATGTCAGAGTAAGCCCGCCACATGTCTCTAGTCCCTGGAGAGTTAGGAGAATGATGAGGAAGATTGCATTTAGGCAAAAGAGAGGGTTAAAACTTCTGCCCAACGACTTCAGCCTTTCACAAGCCACAGAAATGTTGCTGGCTTGAAAAGAATAGTTCTTACTTCCCCATGCCTTGCAAGGGGAAGTACTTTTGGGATGAGTTTTATTCTGAGGGATTCCTGTCTTAACTTTGTTGCTGTTCGTCTTTGGCTGCTCCAAAAGCATATAGAGGAGAGATGCTCTCTAGGGGATGTTTTATCATGTGATAATGAAGCCCTTTCTGAAATGGCCCAGGGAAATGTCTCTCTATGGTGTGAGACATGaggcctcttcccttcctctgctcccctctcttcttcttccatttctttcctttctcttatgTTCTCTTCCTTTAGAGATAGCATGCATCTCTATATAACCCTGGccagcctgaaactcacaatccttctgcctcagcctcccaagtggagGCACCACTGCAGCCACAGCTCTCTCCTAGCACAGGCCATGGGAGAAACTGCTCTCCGGGCAGAGTGAGTGCAGTTCTGCTCTGACTCCACGGAATGTCCAGGATCTATTGCAACCTGAGCTGTTCTCAGCTCTTCATCAGCGGAGACAACAGTGAGTTCTCTGATACAGACAGAAACAAGCTGGATGATCAGACTCTAGGTGGCAAAGGGCACACTAGGTTTGAAACAtctacatcctctccaagaaCAGGGAAGAGTATTAGCCACCTTGATGGTTATGCAGAAAACCTGAGAAAATGAACATGGGATGTTCACGGAAGATGCTCAATTTATCATctcatttctctgcttctcaggAAGGTACCACAAACAGCAAAAGGTGTAAACTAAGGGCAGCTGTGGTGAGCTGTGCACTGAAGGACAGATCCAGCTAACATTAAATGGGAAATGTCTTCAAAAGTGACAAGTtaggagaaaagggaaagcccAATATCTaggttcatttaatttttattgtgctGTGGCTGGTGGGATGTATTTCCCTTGGTGACAGTTTCTTGACCATGTCTCAGCCCCAGAAGACCTATATTCCAGGTAAGCAAGTCACTGTCTTCTGTGGGTGGCAGAGGATCTGGAGCGTCCTTCACAGGCAGCTGCCTTCCCCAACCCATGACCTGCTGCTTCTCAGGTCAACAGTGAGTGTGTGCTCATGAAGTCCTCTCTCTGTCCGGGGAGCTGTGTCGTGGATTATGAGGAgcgggccaacctgggctaaccTGTGCTCTTCcggggtgttttgttgttgttcgttaGCTTATTATGCTTTGTTTCCTTAAAAGATAGATGTGGCACTACACCACgagattaatttaaaaactaattcaTTTCCACACATATTGGACAATGCGTTTTCATTGTGTGAAAAGTTCAGTTAGCCTTGGCTGCTGTCACTGTGGACTGGGGACTGCAGTGCTTCTCCCGTGCCTGGCCTAGAACACTAACATTACCCTTGGGATGTACTTCAATTCACAGTCACCAGACATAGACATGAGCTGCCACAAGGGGGCAGCAGATCCCCTCTTCTGTTGGCGAATCTGCAACTTTCAAATACAGATTGTTCCTACACTCCGGTGGGAAAGCTGCTGTACAAACATTACGTGATCTCAGACTTGGGATCCTCACAGAAAAAGGTAAACATTGACCAGAAGAGTTCAGAACTACATGGGAAGAGCAACACAGCTTGTCTATCCATGGAGACTTCACAAGCACGTTATCCCTTAATTATGTGGTCCCTGCTCTGGTAAATACTTGGAACTCACAAATACAACCGCCTGTCCCCATCCTTTGCCCTTACCTTGACCAGCCTCTTTCATGAACTCAAACCAGCTTTGGCTGTCAACTCCCAGGACCAGGAAGCAACAAATGATGGCAATGGATGGCTTCATCCTGCTGTAGGGCCGGGAAAACACAAGGATGAATATGCCATTTCTTTGGGTGGCGGATGCTTCTGTAATGTTGAGCTGTCCTTTCATGCCAATAACCAATCCCACTGGATTTTATACATAAACCCACACACGTGTAGAGGTGGATGATATAAGTGGATTCCAGGGAGCTATCTAGCTCCCCATTTCCACGTTTCATTAGACTCCTACTGACTGAGAGTTTGCAAATGGACCATTAGCATAAAGCACATTGCATTCCAATCTTGCCAGCCACAACCCAACTGTATAGGAAGTTTCCAGAGAGGCGTGTAGGGGCTTTATAACCATCATAGACCTCTGCAGTCTATCTGTAGAGGGCTGACTCCACCCTCCCCTGAATTCACACAGAAGCATACAACAAATCTCCATGATAAAAATATCACCTCCAGTGAATTCTAATCCATCCGGTAGAGTCAGGAAAGAGACAGAGCAGGAAAACACAACAAGTGAATGCTGGCAGGGAAAAGAATCTGCAAAGAGCAAATGTCGGAAAGTTCTGACAACTCACCCTGGGCTGTCAGTTCCTGCTGAGACTCCTGGTGAGTGGTTTGTGTCACTTGTTGAGGAGATGTGGCTGAGGTTATCTATATATACTGTCACTTGGCTAGTGGAGCAAAATCCCCTGTTTCATCTTGCATAATCCCACTTGGCCATCATTTATCTTTCAGAACATAAAGATTTCTCTTTACACAGGTCTGCTTTTCCCAGATTGCACAATTTGGCCATTTTCAGGAATGTGGCAAGTTAGGATTTTCAGAGTCTTCCCCGTCCTGACTGGGAATAATCACAATGAGTACTTTCCATCCAATCATGTAGTGCCAGTTTCTAAGGGAGGGATGTTAATATTGGAAAATGAAATCTGAATATGTAATAAATCATGGAGGTGCCCAGCAACTCCAAAGGCTGAGCTAAAGTCTTTTCAAAGCATAGTTCAGAATTAGGCTGGGCCTAGgaaacaggagaaaggaaggcagaaattGACGTTTAGCATCCACATGGGTAAACTCAACACTGGAAAAGACTTCTCCTGACTCAAGTGTATTTACTCATGAGCAGTTGGTATGGTAGATAAGGGAACAGATTAAATTCAGATACTGTGATAAACCAGGAACACAAAAACGATAATACAGGAATTTGCTTCAAAGTTGTGAAGAAATAACCCACCATAAGCATGCATGAGGAAGGCCCACTGGCTGTGAAATTATGCTAACAGTGGGTTCAGGCAGAAAGTAGCAGAGCACAACAGAGGAATGCTGGGAGGTAGTACCAGGAAACAGCTTTTGGAGCTAGAAAAGCAACACTAGGTTTTGCTACATGCATTTGTCTTGTAAAGAAAATCCATTCAGGCAATCAGGGAACTACAATTCATTTTGTGTCCCCACCCCTTTATTcaacagaaaaaattaaatacgCTGACTTCCCTGGAGAAGGAAGGGATATAGATAGCTACAAGATGGTGGATATCACATTTGTTCCTCTGTTCTAAGGGACCTGGGGCTGGAAGCCTGAGGACAGCAGTAAGGCCAAAAGACCCACCCAGAAAGAAATAGCTCGGGTTTTTTGCCTGAAATTGTTTGTTACCAGAAGAGGAATGTTAATATTTCAATGGAGAAACAAGTTGATGTAGGCAAACCGTGTAAGCTGGAAGATGGTGACTAATAGCCAGGAAGAAGGAATAAGAGCCGAAGAGAATGGAAGTGAAGAGCTTTTTGTTGGACTACAAACCGGGGGGCGGTATGGTGGTGGAGGATGTGGGTAAAAGTGGTGCGGGATGAAGCAGGTCAGGCCAGGGTGGGCACCATGTTTGAGAATCGTCCTAGATTAGAGCTGTTGGGAATGAAGCCTCTTTCTAGGTTTGTCCTTTGTTTTAGTTGTTTTGGGCACTATGACATGAGAGCTGTAATGGGAAAAGCTGTCAAATGATGTCTCTTTAGTCTCTTGGTCCTTAGCCAAGGCACTGCCAAGCCACATTTGGCTACTCCTTACACGACTTCCATCCCTTGGGAAAGGGATTCTTTAGTGCCTGGGGTCCAGCTGGCTTGGCTCACATTGTTCTAACAGTAGGCAGTGAGCAGCAGCTACAACCTCCCACACCACACGCCCTGGTTGTGGACCTGCTTGGGGAGGTGCTTCACAGAAGACTGCACATAAAAGCAGCCCGtcttctgtcctgacttc includes:
- the LOC131920040 gene encoding serum amyloid A-1 protein-like isoform X2, giving the protein MKGQLNITEASATQRNGIFILVFSRPYSRMKPSIAIICCFLVLGVDSQSWFEFMKEAGQGTRDMWRAYSDMREANWKYSDRYFRARGNYDAAQRGPGGAWAAKVIRDPNYFRPPGLPSKY
- the LOC131920040 gene encoding serum amyloid A-1 protein-like isoform X1 — translated: MKGQLNITEASATQRNGIFILVFSRPYSRMKPSIAIICCFLVLGVDSQSWFEFMKEAGQGTRDMWRAYSDMREANWKYSDRYFRARGNYDAAQRGPGGAWAAKVISDAREGIRRFTGRGTEQSRANQFANEWGRSGRDPNYFRPPGLPSKY